The genome window ATTTAGAAGAACTTTTGCCGATTATGGGCAAATCTTGTCAAACTGTGGCTTATTTAGGAAATCTGGCTGAACAATTAGAGCAATTGGTTATCACCAACGGCGTTCGAGGTGTAGACCGGATTGTTCCAATTGGTGAAACTATGGACCTTACTTTTTTCTGGGATGGCTTTGATATGATAAAAACAATGAGCCGAATCCTTGACCGCACAGTCGAAAAAGGGAGAAAAGCAGATGAGTAAAAACGCAATTGTAACCGGCGGCAGCCGGGGAATTGGCCTAGCACTGGTTGAAAAGCTGGCTAAAAGCGGCATCAATGTTTGGACTTGCGCCAGAAAACCACAGCCAGAAATTGAAAAAGAATGGCAGCAATTAAGCCAAGCCTGCAATGTTTGGATTCGGCCGGTTTATTTTGACCTGTTAGATGACAAGCAAATAGAAGCAGCTTATTTAAAAATTCTATCCGAGAAAGAAAGCATTGATATCCTGATTAACAATGCCGGCATCGGACATCTGGGACTGCTGGAAATGACCCGATTTGAGGATATTAAAAAGATTTATCAAATCAATGTTTTAGCGCCGATTCGGCTGTGTCAGCTGGTCTTGAAAAAAATGACCCGGCAACGTTCCGGCTATATCCTCAATATTGTGTCAACTGCCGCCGATGAGGTTTATATGGGAAATTCCATTTACGGCGCTTCTAAAGCCGCTTTGGCCCAGTTTACCAAATCACTGGCTGCTGAAGTTGCCAGCCGGGGAATCACGGTCAATGCAGTAGCGCCAGGATTGACCGATACAGAAATGAGTCCTATTTTTGAAGGCACAGACCCTACTCTGCCAATGCAAAGAAGCGCACTCGGCCGAAAACTGACACCCGCAGAAGTAGCTGATGCAGCCATCGCTTTGATGTCGCCGGAAATGAGAATGCTCAATGGTCAGGTGATTGCCGTCAACGGAGGTGCAAAATAAAATGCCGGGAAAATTAGAAGAACGATATCGCTTTTATTTAGCCAAAAAGCAAGATATTCTCGATATTATGACATATATCGGCAAATACTGGAAACCGAATCATATTTTGGCACAAAATCGGGAGTTTTTTGAATATGAATTTGCCGCCGGAGAGGATATTCACTTTGTGTTGGCCCGCGACAGAAAAGATGAAAGTTTAGCCGGTATTCACGGCTATTACCTTTGTTCCAAGAACAAAGCACATTGGGATATTTGGGGTTCGATGTGGAGCGCCCGCAGTGAGCCGGATGATCTCCCCTTTTTAGGCGTGGAACTGGCCCGGCAAAGGGACAAGCTGCTGAAAGAACGCTGCCAGATTGGAGTGGGCAACAATCCCAAAACTGCAATCCCCCTGCTGGAAAGAGTTTTTAAGCACCACTGCGGAAAATTGGATCATTATTATATGCTGAATGATTTAAAAGAATATACAATCGCGCAAATAAAGACAAAACCGCTCCCCTCCTCCAGCCAAACGGACGACAAAGGATATTTTTTAGAGCGCATAGAAACTCCGGCCGAACTGGCTGCAAAGTTTCCGTTTACCGATTATACCGACCAAATCCCCTATAAAGACTTATGGTACTATCAGCATCGTTTTTTTGAGCATCCCGTTTATCACTATCTGATTTACGGCTGCTTTACTCCCGAACAGAAAATGAAAGCAATTTTAGTCTTTCGCCGGCAGGAACAAAATGATTCGGCCGTGCTCCGGCTGGTAGATTATTACGGAGAGCATGAGGCTTTATCGCACTTGAACCGGGAACTGCGGGCGCTGTTAGGGCCGGAAATGGAATATATTGATTTTTATTGCTGCGGTTTTGCGCCGGAAATTCTGACAGCGGCAGGCTTTGTTTTAAAAAATGCCGAAGACGGCAATATTATTCCCAATTATTTTGAGCCCTTTGTGCCGGAAAATATAGATATATGGTATAACAGCAGTCTGCCTAATCCCATCATCTGCAAGGCCGATGCCGATCAGGACAGACCCAATGCCGTCAAATAAAATGAAACAGAAAACTCAGGCAAGTCATTCCAACTTCTTGCCTGCACTATACACAAAAAGGAGAGAAAAATGACAAACGAAGAAAAGTATATCAATGCCTTTACAGAAGCTTTCGAATTGGAAGTTGAAGACGCCAAAAAAGCAAAATACGGGCAAACAACTAATTGGGATTCGGTCGGACATATGGAACTGATTGCCGCGCTGGAGGATGCTTTTGCGGTAATGCTGGATATGGATGATGTCATCGCCTTAAACTCTTTTGACAAAGGTAAAGAATTATTAAGAAAGTACGAAGTGGAGATATAGGAGAAAAGCAAATGGATTACTCGGCAGTATTGGCGCAGGAGGCTTTCACCTTGGAAAAAGCGCAGAAAAGAGCGCTTTTAAACCGGCGGCTGCGGGAATTGGTGCAGTATCATTATGAGAATTGCCCGGAATACGGGCGAATTTTAGATTTTTTGGACTTTTCCCCGGAAAAAGAACTGGAATATGAGGACAGTCCCTTCATCCCGATTCGGCTATTTAAAGAACTGGCTTTAAAAAGCATACCGGAAGAACAGATTTTTAAAGTTATGACTTCATCGGGCACAACCGGACAAGCTGTATCCAAAGTTTATCTGGACGAGGAAACTTCCCGTAATCAGCAAAAAACCTTAATCAAAATTATGGCGGATTTTCTGCCGGCGGAACGAATGCCGATGCTCATTCTGGATACAGCCAGGGTTGTTAAGGAACGAAACTTCTTTTCGGCCCGTCGCGCCGGAATTTTAGGTTTTTCCTTATTCGGCAGGGACAAGTTCTATGCTCTTGATGA of Lachnospiraceae bacterium oral taxon 500 contains these proteins:
- a CDS encoding acyl carrier protein, giving the protein MTNEEKYINAFTEAFELEVEDAKKAKYGQTTNWDSVGHMELIAALEDAFAVMLDMDDVIALNSFDKGKELLRKYEVEI